The Haloarchaeobius amylolyticus genome window below encodes:
- a CDS encoding CDGSH iron-sulfur domain-containing protein, which translates to MAREVTHTEDSPYIITPDDIHDEKGDVAICQCGLSATRPFCDGSHRATHDEDEDVRYKYENDDDDGERREIDEIVFRD; encoded by the coding sequence ATGGCCAGAGAAGTGACCCACACCGAGGACAGCCCCTACATCATCACGCCGGACGACATCCACGACGAGAAGGGCGACGTGGCCATCTGCCAGTGCGGGCTCTCCGCGACCCGACCGTTCTGTGATGGCTCGCACCGCGCGACCCACGACGAGGACGAAGACGTCCGCTACAAGTACGAGAACGACGACGACGACGGTGAACGCCGCGAGATAGACGAGATCGTCTTCCGCGACTAG
- a CDS encoding Gfo/Idh/MocA family protein gives MRFGILSTANIGLKSVVPAIQASEHEVAAIASRDADRAAAVARDHDVPEAYGSYQELLDEAAVDAVYVPLPNSHHAEWTKRAADAGLDVLCEKPLAVDAAEARELGQYCEDAGVTLMEAFMYRYHPRTERAAEIVAEELGAVRGAFATFQFPLRGRPDDIRLDPELAGGSLMDVGCYAVSVLRTLLGEPEAVSARALDTRDCGVDTHLTGRFDYEGATAQLSSSFDTQLVQQYRVEAENGWLEVEDAFNPANPDEVTLEYGVDGREVTESFEATDQYRLQVEHFADCVAEDRQPRTDAAEATANMRVVDALYESADTGETVRLD, from the coding sequence ATGCGATTCGGTATCCTCTCGACCGCGAACATCGGACTGAAATCGGTCGTGCCGGCCATCCAGGCCTCCGAGCACGAGGTCGCAGCCATCGCGTCGCGCGACGCGGACCGGGCGGCGGCGGTGGCGCGCGACCACGACGTCCCGGAGGCGTACGGCTCCTATCAGGAGCTGCTGGACGAGGCGGCCGTCGACGCGGTGTACGTCCCACTCCCGAACTCGCACCACGCGGAGTGGACGAAGCGGGCCGCCGACGCCGGGCTCGACGTCCTCTGCGAGAAGCCCCTCGCGGTCGACGCCGCGGAGGCGCGCGAACTCGGCCAGTACTGCGAGGACGCCGGCGTGACGCTGATGGAGGCGTTCATGTACCGGTACCACCCGCGGACGGAGCGCGCCGCCGAGATCGTCGCCGAGGAACTCGGCGCGGTCCGCGGTGCCTTCGCGACCTTCCAGTTCCCGCTCCGGGGTCGCCCGGACGACATCCGGCTGGACCCCGAGCTGGCCGGCGGGAGCCTCATGGACGTGGGCTGTTACGCCGTCAGCGTCCTGCGGACGCTGCTCGGCGAGCCCGAGGCGGTCTCGGCCCGGGCGCTCGACACCCGCGACTGCGGCGTCGACACGCACCTGACGGGCCGGTTCGACTACGAGGGCGCGACCGCCCAGCTGTCCAGTAGCTTCGACACCCAGCTCGTCCAGCAGTACCGCGTCGAGGCCGAGAACGGCTGGCTGGAGGTCGAGGACGCGTTCAACCCCGCGAACCCCGACGAGGTGACCCTCGAGTACGGGGTGGACGGCCGCGAGGTCACGGAGTCGTTCGAGGCGACCGACCAGTACCGGCTGCAGGTCGAGCACTTCGCCGACTGCGTCGCCGAGGACCGCCAGCCCCGGACGGACGCGGCCGAGGCGACCGCGAACATGCGGGTCGTCGACGCGCTGTACGAGAGCGCGGACACCGGCGAGACGGTCCGGCTGGACTGA
- a CDS encoding HAD-IIA family hydrolase: MDRFDGAILDVDGTVLRGPDAIPGAVEAVQALRDAGLSLAFFSNNPTKFPAAYADRLTAAGVEASTAEVLTSGTVTAEYLSRNHAGERFFVIGEPGLCDQLRDLDLELTGDYTEADTVVASIDREFTYEDLKTALWALSDDAVGFVGTDPDRVVPAADHLIPGSGAIINAVADVAGRDPEAVLGKPHDAAREAVLARLGVPPERCLVVGDRLDTDIALGEGAGMTTVLVLSGVTSRAEVEESEHDPDFVVDSLADVPDLF, translated from the coding sequence ATGGACCGGTTCGACGGCGCGATACTCGACGTTGATGGGACGGTCCTGCGCGGCCCCGACGCCATCCCGGGCGCGGTCGAGGCCGTGCAGGCACTCCGCGACGCCGGCCTCTCGCTGGCGTTCTTCTCGAACAACCCGACGAAGTTCCCCGCCGCCTACGCCGACCGGCTGACCGCGGCCGGTGTCGAGGCGAGCACCGCGGAGGTGCTGACCTCGGGGACCGTCACCGCCGAGTACCTGTCCCGGAACCACGCCGGCGAGCGGTTCTTCGTCATCGGCGAGCCTGGGCTGTGCGACCAGCTCCGCGACCTCGACCTGGAGCTCACCGGGGACTACACCGAGGCCGATACCGTGGTGGCCTCCATCGACCGCGAGTTCACCTACGAGGACCTGAAGACCGCGCTCTGGGCACTCTCGGACGACGCGGTCGGGTTCGTCGGGACCGACCCGGACCGGGTGGTGCCCGCGGCCGACCACCTCATCCCGGGCTCTGGTGCCATCATCAACGCGGTGGCCGACGTGGCCGGGCGCGACCCCGAGGCCGTCCTCGGGAAGCCCCACGACGCGGCCCGCGAGGCGGTGCTGGCCAGACTCGGGGTCCCCCCTGAGCGCTGCCTCGTCGTCGGCGACCGCCTCGACACCGACATCGCGCTCGGTGAGGGTGCCGGGATGACGACCGTCCTCGTCCTCTCCGGCGTGACCAGCCGGGCCGAGGTCGAGGAGAGCGAGCACGACCCCGACTTCGTGGTCGACTCGCTGGCGGACGTCCCCGACCTGTTCTGA
- the rbcL gene encoding type III ribulose-bisphosphate carboxylase: MTGIEYDDFLDLDYTPTDTDLVCEFRIAPAEGMSWADAASRVASESSNGTWAALHVDEAELTDLSAVACDVAEDAGTITVAYPADLFEPGSMPQILSCIAGNIMGMKAVDSIRLLDCGWPEQTVSGFPGPQYGTDVTTEKLDAGDRPVLATVPKPKVGLSTKAHVDIAEQAWRGGVDLLKDDENLTDQDFNPFEERVERSLEVARELTDETGEKKDYLVNITAETDEMIRRAEFVEQQGGGFVMVDVVTCGWSAVQTVRKHCEDLDLAIHAHRAMHAAFDRMEHHGVSMRVIAQVARLCGVDHIHTGTAGLGKLANEDTPGINQWLTSDLYGLNHVLPVASGGLHPGVIDALIDALGTDIAIQAGGGIHGHPDGTEAGARALRQSVEASMQDVALEEYAADGHDELATALEKWGSETPR, encoded by the coding sequence ATGACCGGCATCGAGTACGACGATTTCCTCGACCTGGACTACACCCCGACAGACACCGACCTCGTGTGCGAGTTCCGCATCGCCCCCGCCGAGGGGATGTCGTGGGCGGACGCCGCCTCCCGCGTCGCCAGCGAGTCCTCGAACGGGACGTGGGCCGCACTCCACGTCGACGAGGCCGAGTTGACCGACCTCTCCGCGGTCGCCTGCGACGTCGCGGAGGACGCGGGAACCATCACGGTCGCCTACCCCGCCGACCTGTTCGAGCCGGGCTCCATGCCCCAGATACTCTCGTGCATCGCCGGGAACATAATGGGCATGAAGGCGGTCGACTCCATCCGCCTGCTCGACTGCGGGTGGCCGGAGCAGACCGTCTCTGGGTTCCCCGGCCCGCAGTACGGGACCGACGTGACCACCGAGAAACTCGACGCCGGCGACCGCCCGGTCCTCGCCACCGTCCCGAAGCCGAAGGTCGGCCTCTCCACGAAGGCCCACGTCGACATCGCCGAGCAGGCCTGGCGCGGCGGCGTCGACCTCCTCAAGGACGACGAGAACCTCACCGACCAGGACTTCAACCCCTTCGAGGAGCGCGTCGAGCGCTCGCTCGAGGTCGCCCGCGAACTCACCGACGAGACCGGCGAGAAGAAGGACTACCTCGTCAACATCACCGCCGAGACCGACGAGATGATCCGCCGCGCCGAGTTCGTCGAACAGCAGGGGGGCGGTTTCGTGATGGTCGACGTGGTCACCTGCGGCTGGTCCGCGGTCCAGACCGTCCGCAAGCACTGCGAGGACTTAGACCTCGCCATCCACGCCCACCGCGCCATGCACGCGGCCTTCGACCGCATGGAGCACCACGGCGTCTCGATGCGGGTCATCGCGCAGGTCGCCCGTCTCTGCGGCGTCGACCACATCCACACCGGGACGGCGGGCCTCGGTAAGCTCGCCAACGAGGACACGCCGGGCATCAACCAGTGGCTCACGTCCGACCTCTACGGCCTGAACCACGTGCTCCCGGTCGCCTCCGGCGGCCTGCACCCGGGCGTCATCGACGCGCTCATCGACGCGCTGGGCACCGACATCGCCATCCAGGCCGGCGGCGGCATCCACGGTCACCCCGACGGCACCGAGGCCGGGGCGCGTGCCCTCCGCCAGTCCGTCGAGGCGAGCATGCAGGACGTGGCCCTCGAAGAGTACGCGGCGGACGGCCACGACGAACTGGCGACCGCGCTGGAGAAGTGGGGCAGCGAGACGCCGCGGTAG
- a CDS encoding class I SAM-dependent methyltransferase, which yields MERNAVRRAWDRVGDAYGDFRNADGPETALFAAFAEPLEPGSRILDVGCGDGRRTAAHLVDEFVVLGMDFSRGQLDRLCESVPAATPVQGDMTRLPVADASVDGIVAYYSVFHVPRTQHQTVYDEFARVCRPGGRLILTVSRQAHEGTRQGWLRPDVEMFWSAPGREATMAELDDAGFDVVWARDVVDGLGETVHVALCERREHEE from the coding sequence ATGGAACGAAACGCGGTCCGCCGCGCCTGGGACCGGGTCGGCGACGCCTACGGCGACTTCAGGAACGCCGACGGCCCCGAGACGGCCCTCTTCGCGGCGTTCGCAGAGCCACTCGAACCGGGGAGCCGCATCCTCGACGTGGGCTGTGGCGACGGCCGCCGCACCGCCGCCCACCTCGTCGACGAGTTCGTCGTGCTCGGCATGGACTTCTCGCGGGGGCAACTCGACCGACTCTGTGAGTCCGTCCCGGCCGCGACGCCGGTACAGGGCGACATGACCCGGCTCCCGGTCGCCGACGCGAGCGTCGACGGCATCGTCGCGTACTACTCGGTCTTCCACGTGCCCCGAACCCAGCACCAGACGGTCTACGACGAGTTCGCGCGGGTCTGCCGGCCCGGCGGCCGACTCATCCTCACCGTCTCGCGGCAGGCCCACGAGGGGACCCGGCAGGGGTGGCTCCGCCCCGACGTGGAGATGTTCTGGAGCGCGCCCGGCCGGGAGGCGACGATGGCCGAACTCGACGACGCCGGGTTCGACGTGGTCTGGGCGCGGGACGTGGTCGACGGGCTGGGCGAGACGGTCCACGTTGCCCTCTGCGAGCGTCGAGAGCACGAGGAGTGA
- a CDS encoding acyl-CoA dehydrogenase family protein yields the protein MDPIDYGRFEDGRHVNYYELDRTFRREVRRVTGADDHEWAAEQLRSFGDVVGNTIADNADVVDEHGPILHTYDRDGEVQNYVEYHPKQAENERLAYGAGIVSDAFEAPPGRDDPMPLTHHLAMEYLLSYADPGFTCPVSMTAGAALVLDKYGEGETLESYYEGLVTRDGDENIEGAMFLTEKQGGSDVGANETVAEHVAGNRYELTGEKWFCSNIDAEGTLALARTPDAPEGTKGLSLFLVPHTVDGELNDQLYRRLKDKLGTISVPTGEVELQGATGYIVGEEQRGFRYMTDMLNLERLSNATASVAIMGRCLLEAKVHAANREAFGSPIQEYPLMKRDLVDMAVDHEAAVAYTFEAGRVLDRREREGDDDAYRLMRVLVPIAKSRTARMAVDTASYAMEILGGNGYVKDFVTHRMLRDAQVLPIWEGTSNILALDVLRALDREDAHEPLLETIQANLDAAEHPALAETTETIQDAYADLGTAMATLATEDGEYAQLQAKELADYIFDVFTGSLLLAEAQAEIDAEADARLALVAERFVDRRLRDHDARGITGGDRFALEHFDAVVRYESVDPETLVETAPADD from the coding sequence ATGGACCCCATCGACTACGGCCGCTTCGAGGACGGCCGACACGTCAACTACTACGAACTGGACCGGACGTTCCGGCGGGAGGTCCGGCGCGTCACAGGCGCCGACGACCACGAGTGGGCCGCCGAGCAGTTGCGGTCCTTCGGCGACGTGGTCGGGAACACCATCGCCGACAACGCGGACGTCGTCGACGAACACGGCCCCATCCTGCACACCTACGACCGCGACGGCGAGGTACAGAACTACGTCGAGTACCACCCGAAGCAGGCAGAGAACGAGCGTCTCGCCTACGGCGCCGGCATCGTCAGCGACGCCTTCGAGGCCCCGCCGGGCCGGGACGACCCCATGCCACTCACGCACCACCTCGCGATGGAGTACCTGCTCTCGTACGCCGACCCGGGGTTCACCTGCCCGGTGTCGATGACGGCGGGGGCCGCGCTCGTCCTCGACAAGTACGGCGAGGGCGAGACCCTCGAATCCTACTACGAGGGCCTCGTGACCCGCGACGGCGACGAGAACATCGAGGGCGCGATGTTCCTCACCGAGAAACAGGGCGGCAGCGACGTGGGCGCGAACGAGACGGTCGCGGAACACGTCGCGGGGAACCGGTACGAACTCACGGGCGAGAAGTGGTTCTGTTCCAACATCGACGCCGAGGGCACCCTGGCGCTGGCCCGGACCCCCGACGCCCCCGAGGGTACGAAGGGCCTCTCGCTCTTCCTCGTCCCGCACACCGTCGACGGGGAGCTGAACGACCAGCTCTACCGCCGGCTGAAGGACAAGCTCGGGACCATCTCGGTGCCCACGGGCGAGGTCGAGTTACAGGGCGCGACGGGCTACATCGTCGGCGAGGAGCAGCGCGGGTTCAGGTACATGACCGACATGCTGAACCTCGAACGCCTCTCGAACGCGACCGCCTCGGTCGCCATCATGGGCCGGTGTCTCCTCGAAGCAAAGGTCCACGCCGCGAACCGCGAGGCCTTCGGGTCGCCCATCCAGGAGTACCCCCTGATGAAGCGGGACCTCGTGGACATGGCGGTCGACCACGAGGCCGCGGTCGCGTACACCTTCGAGGCCGGGCGGGTGCTGGACCGGCGCGAGCGCGAGGGCGACGACGACGCCTACCGCCTGATGCGCGTGCTCGTCCCCATCGCGAAGTCCCGGACCGCCCGGATGGCCGTCGACACGGCCAGCTACGCGATGGAGATCCTCGGCGGGAACGGCTACGTCAAGGACTTCGTGACCCACCGGATGCTCCGGGACGCGCAGGTCCTGCCCATCTGGGAGGGCACCTCGAACATCCTCGCGCTCGACGTGCTCCGCGCCCTCGACCGCGAGGACGCCCACGAACCGCTGCTGGAGACCATCCAGGCCAACCTCGACGCGGCAGAGCACCCGGCGCTGGCCGAGACGACGGAGACGATACAGGACGCCTACGCCGACCTCGGGACCGCCATGGCGACCCTCGCCACCGAGGACGGCGAGTACGCCCAGCTACAGGCGAAGGAACTCGCCGACTACATCTTCGACGTGTTCACCGGGTCGCTGCTGCTCGCGGAGGCCCAGGCCGAGATCGACGCGGAAGCAGACGCCCGGCTCGCACTGGTCGCCGAGCGGTTCGTCGACCGCCGGCTCCGAGACCACGACGCCCGGGGCATCACCGGCGGAGACCGGTTCGCGCTGGAGCACTTCGATGCCGTGGTCCGGTACGAGTCGGTCGACCCCGAGACGCTGGTCGAGACGGCGCCCGCGGACGACTGA
- a CDS encoding metal-dependent hydrolase, with product MYRTGHYGVSLLAYAPVGAAMLLADRPAFALLGGAIVLGLSRVPDLDHQAPFIQHRGPTHTLAFALLVGGAAGVVGYYGAPALGLDAQLLAGFCLAMGAYGILAHLLGDVLTPAGVPLFWPLSSRTYSVYVTRADNRVANWLLLALGVFVTVVTAVAVARVA from the coding sequence ATGTATCGCACCGGTCACTACGGTGTCTCGTTGCTCGCCTACGCCCCGGTCGGGGCGGCGATGCTGCTCGCGGACCGCCCCGCGTTCGCGCTGCTGGGCGGCGCCATCGTCCTCGGGCTCTCGCGCGTCCCCGACCTCGACCACCAGGCCCCGTTCATCCAGCACCGCGGTCCCACGCATACGCTGGCGTTCGCGCTGCTCGTGGGCGGGGCCGCGGGGGTGGTCGGCTACTACGGTGCGCCGGCGCTGGGGCTCGACGCACAGCTACTCGCCGGGTTCTGTCTCGCGATGGGTGCCTACGGCATCCTCGCGCACCTCCTCGGCGACGTGCTCACGCCGGCGGGGGTCCCCCTGTTCTGGCCGCTCTCCTCGCGGACCTACTCGGTGTACGTCACCCGGGCGGACAACCGGGTCGCGAACTGGCTGTTGCTCGCGCTCGGCGTGTTCGTGACGGTCGTGACCGCGGTCGCGGTCGCGCGGGTCGCCTGA
- a CDS encoding mechanosensitive ion channel family protein yields MLAEITEYLSGFPLWERTVLVLGLSLLAAVVLEVGLIRLARRLVSRTESRLDNIVLDELRWPLVISAALAGVWVLTATPDGSTSVAFQQQLTEFFGKPSLAVIVLVWARALNNIVNRAVEEVKDNGGRYDFAPVFSNVWTLLMLVGATGAILAIFEINITPLLGAAGIAGIAVGFAAKDTVANFFGGLALYFDDTYKIGDYIVLDTGDAGTVVRVGIRSTTLLTRDEVMVTVPNSVLNSARIINESAPQRRKRIRIPLGVAYGTDLDAFEELAVEVAEAETMTLDSPKPRMRFRRFGDSALEYELLCWVTSPNREQRARHHLNRSLYAAMNEAGIEIPFPKRDVNLTVARAGDDIGSLGEVERAAKEADQVETSEFTPVAAEEPADE; encoded by the coding sequence ATGCTCGCCGAAATCACCGAGTACCTCTCGGGGTTCCCCCTCTGGGAGCGGACCGTGCTGGTGCTCGGCCTCTCGCTGCTCGCGGCGGTCGTCCTCGAGGTCGGACTCATCCGGCTGGCCAGGCGGCTCGTCAGCCGGACCGAGAGCCGACTCGACAACATCGTCCTGGACGAACTCCGCTGGCCGCTGGTCATCTCGGCAGCACTGGCAGGCGTGTGGGTCCTGACCGCGACGCCGGACGGGTCGACCTCCGTCGCCTTCCAGCAGCAGCTGACCGAGTTCTTCGGCAAGCCGTCGCTGGCGGTCATCGTCCTCGTCTGGGCGCGCGCCCTGAACAACATCGTCAACCGTGCGGTCGAGGAGGTCAAGGACAACGGCGGCCGCTACGACTTCGCGCCGGTGTTCTCGAACGTCTGGACGCTGCTGATGCTCGTCGGTGCGACCGGCGCCATCCTCGCCATCTTCGAGATAAACATCACGCCCCTGCTCGGGGCCGCCGGTATCGCCGGCATCGCGGTCGGGTTCGCCGCGAAGGACACCGTCGCGAACTTCTTCGGCGGCCTCGCGCTCTACTTCGACGACACGTACAAGATCGGCGACTACATCGTCCTCGACACCGGCGACGCCGGGACCGTCGTCCGGGTCGGCATCCGGTCGACGACGCTCCTGACCCGCGACGAGGTGATGGTGACGGTGCCGAACTCCGTGCTCAACTCCGCCCGTATCATCAACGAGTCCGCGCCACAGCGCCGAAAGCGCATCCGCATCCCCCTCGGGGTCGCCTACGGCACCGACCTCGATGCCTTCGAGGAACTCGCGGTCGAGGTCGCCGAGGCCGAGACGATGACACTCGACTCGCCCAAGCCCCGGATGCGGTTCCGTCGCTTCGGCGACTCGGCGCTGGAGTACGAACTGCTGTGCTGGGTCACCAGCCCGAACCGCGAGCAACGCGCCCGCCACCACCTCAACCGGAGCCTCTACGCCGCGATGAACGAGGCCGGCATCGAGATCCCGTTCCCGAAGCGCGACGTGAACCTCACCGTCGCCCGGGCCGGGGACGACATCGGGTCGCTCGGGGAGGTCGAACGGGCGGCGAAGGAGGCCGACCAGGTCGAGACGAGCGAGTTCACGCCGGTCGCGGCAGAGGAACCCGCCGACGAATAG
- a CDS encoding plastocyanin/azurin family copper-binding protein yields the protein MTDASPSRRRFLRAGVAALPAVLAGCMGGGGGDSTSTREPGTVAVGPNGEFVYDPKELTVAVGDTVTWEWESNTHNIVVESQPAEADWPGTEGGATKTYDEGYTYEYTFEVPGTYEYYCSPHRNVGMVGTVVVEE from the coding sequence ATGACAGACGCCAGTCCGTCCCGTCGTCGCTTCCTGCGCGCAGGTGTCGCTGCACTCCCGGCCGTGCTCGCCGGGTGCATGGGTGGTGGTGGTGGCGACAGCACGTCCACGAGAGAGCCCGGAACCGTCGCCGTCGGCCCGAACGGGGAGTTCGTCTACGACCCGAAGGAGCTCACGGTCGCCGTCGGCGACACCGTCACGTGGGAGTGGGAGTCGAACACGCACAACATCGTCGTCGAGAGCCAGCCAGCGGAGGCCGACTGGCCGGGCACCGAGGGCGGCGCGACGAAGACCTACGACGAGGGGTATACCTACGAGTACACCTTCGAGGTCCCCGGCACGTACGAGTACTACTGCTCCCCGCACCGGAACGTGGGGATGGTCGGGACGGTCGTCGTCGAGGAATAG
- a CDS encoding heavy-metal-associated domain-containing protein translates to MTTRIRVSDMTYHTHEEIVQTAIEMADGVDSVDIDSEEQVATVEGDVSPDEVLEKVQMAGYEAETVE, encoded by the coding sequence ATGACGACGCGCATCCGCGTCAGCGACATGACCTACCACACGCACGAGGAGATCGTCCAGACGGCCATCGAGATGGCCGACGGGGTCGATTCCGTCGACATCGACAGCGAGGAGCAGGTCGCCACGGTCGAAGGCGACGTCTCACCCGACGAGGTCCTCGAGAAGGTCCAGATGGCGGGGTACGAGGCCGAGACGGTCGAGTAG
- a CDS encoding Lrp/AsnC family transcriptional regulator codes for MRDLDDTDLNILRLLLEDASRTYSDIAELVGVSPPTVSDRIDRLRSMGIIRRFTIDVDTDKLADGVAVLAEVDLCPTVDDEVLDRFAGLEAVDHAYLTADSRVVLKANVPRGEVRDLLADAVELDLVENYEVSLLSADRWEPQVADPDAPEGTEQPVVR; via the coding sequence ATGCGAGACCTGGACGACACCGACCTGAACATCCTCCGGCTCCTCCTCGAAGACGCCAGCAGGACGTACAGCGACATCGCCGAACTCGTCGGCGTCTCCCCGCCCACCGTGTCCGACCGTATCGACCGCCTCCGCTCGATGGGGATCATCCGGCGGTTCACCATCGACGTCGACACCGACAAGCTCGCCGACGGGGTCGCCGTCCTGGCCGAGGTCGACCTCTGCCCCACCGTCGACGACGAGGTCCTCGACCGGTTCGCCGGCCTCGAAGCCGTCGACCACGCCTACCTGACCGCCGACTCCCGCGTCGTCCTGAAGGCCAACGTGCCCCGCGGCGAGGTCCGCGACCTGCTCGCCGACGCCGTCGAACTCGACCTCGTCGAGAACTACGAGGTCAGTCTCCTCTCGGCCGACCGGTGGGAGCCCCAGGTCGCCGACCCCGACGCCCCCGAGGGAACCGAACAGCCCGTCGTCCGCTGA
- a CDS encoding peroxidase-related enzyme (This protein belongs to a clade of uncharacterized proteins related to peroxidases such as the alkylhydroperoxidase AhpD.), with amino-acid sequence MADDVPAMTRFPVPDVEDLPEDLRERIDAEEERAGFVPNVFLAYAYRPSHFRAFFQYYDALVEHTELEREEIEMIVVAVSGVNDCYYCNVAHGALVRIYADDPLLADHLVANHRTADLNDAHLAMLDFAVTLTESPGEIDEDDFARLEDHGFSRRAIWDIGSVTSFFNLSNRMAHLADMRPNAAFHTMGR; translated from the coding sequence ATGGCAGACGACGTCCCAGCCATGACCCGGTTCCCGGTGCCCGACGTTGAAGACCTCCCGGAGGACCTCAGAGAGCGAATCGACGCTGAGGAGGAGCGCGCAGGGTTCGTCCCGAACGTCTTCCTCGCGTACGCCTACCGCCCCTCGCACTTCCGGGCGTTCTTCCAGTACTACGACGCGCTGGTCGAGCACACCGAACTCGAACGCGAGGAGATCGAGATGATCGTCGTCGCCGTCAGTGGCGTCAACGACTGCTACTACTGCAACGTCGCCCACGGGGCGCTGGTGCGCATCTACGCCGACGACCCGCTGCTCGCCGACCACCTCGTCGCGAACCACCGGACCGCCGACCTGAACGACGCCCACCTCGCGATGCTCGACTTCGCCGTGACGCTCACCGAGTCCCCCGGGGAGATCGACGAGGACGACTTCGCCCGCCTTGAGGACCACGGGTTCTCCCGGCGCGCCATCTGGGACATCGGCAGTGTCACCTCCTTCTTCAACCTCTCGAACCGCATGGCCCACCTCGCGGACATGCGCCCCAACGCCGCGTTCCACACGATGGGCCGCTGA
- a CDS encoding uracil-DNA glycosylase family protein: protein MENVTDRVSNPFGFKPPARFLPADGGPESVPGYGDANADFHVIGDHAGVHGGQSTGVPFTASPSGERLQRVLHDAGFLADEYADAPVPENLYLSYLFFPRLPAGKAPTEDDYWELERYFDAELRAINAHILVPVGETAIEHVVREYTTLRHRFPDPLDVDAMHAMELRGRGFMVVPVKEPSEWEDEEEAALRERLLAILASDYRQTKGVATLVG, encoded by the coding sequence GTGGAGAACGTCACTGACAGGGTGTCGAACCCGTTCGGCTTCAAACCGCCGGCACGGTTCCTGCCGGCCGACGGCGGGCCGGAGTCGGTCCCGGGCTACGGCGACGCGAACGCGGACTTCCACGTCATCGGCGACCACGCCGGCGTCCACGGCGGGCAGTCGACCGGCGTCCCGTTCACCGCGTCGCCCAGCGGGGAGCGACTCCAGCGGGTGCTGCACGACGCCGGCTTCCTGGCGGACGAGTACGCGGACGCGCCGGTCCCAGAGAACCTCTACCTGAGCTACCTGTTCTTCCCGCGGTTGCCCGCGGGAAAGGCGCCGACCGAGGACGACTACTGGGAGCTGGAGCGCTACTTCGACGCGGAACTGCGTGCCATCAACGCGCACATCCTCGTCCCCGTCGGCGAGACCGCCATCGAGCACGTCGTCCGGGAGTACACGACGCTGCGGCATCGATTCCCCGACCCGCTCGACGTCGACGCGATGCACGCGATGGAACTGCGCGGGCGCGGCTTCATGGTCGTCCCCGTGAAGGAGCCGAGCGAGTGGGAGGACGAGGAGGAGGCCGCGCTCCGGGAGCGACTGCTCGCCATCCTCGCGTCGGACTACAGACAGACGAAGGGCGTCGCGACCCTCGTCGGGTAG